The following proteins are encoded in a genomic region of Gossypium hirsutum isolate 1008001.06 chromosome D05, Gossypium_hirsutum_v2.1, whole genome shotgun sequence:
- the LOC107905883 gene encoding prefoldin subunit 6, translated as MSSSSTALRELQQDLENKANDLSKLQKDIAKNHQVRKKYTIQLGENELVLKELDLLNEDANVYKLIGPVLVKQDLAEANANVRKRIEYISAELKRLDGSLQDLEEKQHSKREAILKVQQRIQSHQAGKAKA; from the exons ATGAGTTCCTCCTCCACAGCTCTTCGGGAACTGCAGCAGGACCTCGAAAACAAAGCCAACGATCTTAGCAAGCTCCAGAAAG ATATAGCCAAGAACCATCAAGTCAGGAAGAAGTACACTATTCAGTTAGGAGAGAACGAGCTAGTCCTCAAG GAGTTGGATTTATTAAACGAGGATGCAAATGTGTACAAGTTGATAGGTCCAGTGCTTGTGAAACAAGATTTAGCGGAGGCTAACGCCAACGTTCGTAAGAGAATTGAGTACATCTCTGCTGAATT GAAGCGACTTGATGGATCTCTTCAAGATTTGGAAGAGAAACAACACAGCAAGAGAGAAGCG ATATTGAAGGTGCAGCAGAGGATTCAATCTCATCAAGCTGGAAAAGCCAAGGCTTAG